The following nucleotide sequence is from Glycine max cultivar Williams 82 chromosome 9, Glycine_max_v4.0, whole genome shotgun sequence.
caaattgtattataataaataactacaaattaaataattaaccaTCGTATTGTATATCACTACaatcaataatatttaaattcacTTTCTTTAATATGTGGTTTTAACattgcaaaaaaataataatattgcattccaaataattaatatttaaattccaCATGCAAGTTGACTTTATAAAATATGACTACATCAAAGAAATTTAACTCAATTGGTTAAATAGGATAGGTAagtattatacattttttagtgTGTTCAATTCATATCGATCAAACAATCAATATTGGTGCCGCTATCCATCAAGAGTCGAAGCATTGGCTACACTTACTACAGTCAATTGGCCACATCTCAATGTTGCAATATCATAACACTATATTTGAGATTAATTGCAAACATGTAGCTGATTAATTGTATCAATGAAAACAGATCCATGAACAATGAGCTTGGGAAGATATGATCATCAACAACTGCATTAGGAAACTCAATATCGTTTACAAAACTTTTCAGTTAAGTTTGGGTGTAAACAAGTCAATCAAGTTGTCCATAAATTATTAAGGGTTGCTAGATTTCATGTTCATCAATATTGTAATAGTCGTCCCTTTgcttctttaaaataaaaaaataaataaaataaaattaagtcatCAGAACTcattatataaagaaattttaacCATGAACAACTTTGTAAAAATATGTCTGGAGGAAGAGCTCTAGAGAGTACAAAAAACGTCATCATTGTTAACGGAGAACACTTGACCGACTAcctagaggtaagagatgagttactcacgcttggagattaaaataaacatgtatAGGGATTCTTAAGGATcaattttttggttattttgagttgttttatgaaattcaattatgtttttatgttttaatccagattgactgtgttttcaaattTGTTGTAAAATTGATGTGTTCCTGTATTGAGTGTGTATTTTAGAAATTTGGATTCtttataattagcataaaaattgtGGGGTagtgattttgtttataccagATATATTAGCCTTTCAATCTTGttgattccttttttttttcttttttttaaattttcgaCGCTGCATTGTATACACGTACATATATTGACACTTTTATTTCACAagctttatattttcttctgcGTAAGTGACTTCTCATCATGAAATTCATATGTGCAGTGGTTAATTATTggataattgaattgactaaagtCATTTGAAGAAATTGACTAAAGCTTTATTCACATTGTAATTAGGCATTTGCTTGATGTCCGTGACTTCgttgaaatatatttatgatatagGTATATATGTTTTCCATGTAAatcaatataagtatataaattttttatttgttatatatatatatatatatatatatatatatatataaattatgtttatgttaatataatttatatgtatatttaatataattatgtttaatgtatgttaatattttaatatagttaTATTATAGTAAAAGTATTTGTAAGTTTCATGAATGGTGCACTTAATAGGCAGTAGCATGGATACAGGAAAAGGATTTATCTTGCCTGACTTATAGCGAGTGACTATTATGTGTGTCCACCAAGTTGAACTATAGTTGGAAAGAGAACGACTTTAtgctaatattttaatatatttatattaatgtacatctatgttaatattttaatatattatgttaatgCACGTTTATgttaatatgtatatattaattatgtttacgttaatataatttatgtatataattaatataattatgttagtaTTTTTAATGTTACGTTAATTTATTTAGATACATACACTTAATAAGCttttaatgtatttatgttaatatttttagtacgttaattacttatatatacatattaatatttataatacatttctttcttataaattcatttaatgtgttttttttatgcactgatatatatatataatatttatctaatgatgcgtatattattattgttattattaattttatatatatatatatatatatatatatatatatatatatatatatatatttagtatcGCATGTAATTGTATAGTggtgtgttatatatatttgatacatGTAAATATATGTGTAAGTCTTGAAGTTAAatgtgtattattattattattattattattattattattattattattattattattattattatatgcttATCTAATTGTTAAGTATAtttgtaattagttaaattgTGAGATGCTAAATTGTAGACATGAAATATTGTTGTAAACGAATGTGTGattaatacttgatgtgatattatttatgttgtaagttgtgaattatataataacccgactgatgtttaccttgagaaaagttttTATCCACAATGTTAAAGGGaaagtgtaggattcctagttaggatcaTGAAGGGTTAAACTGTAGCGCAACGTGTTAAATTTGTTTGAAACataagtgtgaggtcgtgggtattgtataattcatgaacagtgtttgcatgtaaaaattattttaagggtTGGATCTGAATCATGAAGGTGAGGCCCaaacggattcttcggagtctagacCTTGGGAGTaaagacactcggtttgagtgcttctttaaacctatgttgatcccatgtggTTAGAGCATTCTCGTAAAACAGAGTAACCctaactggtcaccttatgattttacttagtgagagtgacctgacatactcaTTATACGATGTGTCTTATTATGTACTATTGAGTGCCCTAGTGtggtttttcattgacatggtaccacattgcatataggcttgagtcttagtataattgttgcataatgcctgtgaattgtttattatgaaatcggTGAGTGTTGTTATGCCTTGattgagtgtgtgattcatgggTAATGTGATGGGTGattgaaatatgaaatttaaaagataaagtgGTGAAATAACGTGGATTAAattaagttgagttatgttataaatagttgtataatgtatttttgcttatgcttttatttatccgtattttatttagaaatgtgataactcactcccggtgtgtGTTTATGTTTGGGCTGATTGCCATTTTATTTCAGGCGATCCAGCATATGATGAATTCCATGCTGGAGATGGAGAGACTTAACCTATGATAGGGATATGCTCTGATAAATGTGACATCATGGCATAGGATTTTACTTCATAtgttataattttgtgaatgatataattgtgttatgttttctattttagttttttttttatttattcgaAATGGGCAGCCTTGTTTTGAGTCGGgataactttatcttttattcaaaCAAGTTCTACTATAATTTCACTAAgtggatgtgaaccttttacccttttgaattgttttaaattaaatgtgttttaaaaaaaatttaattaattttgcaaggttttctttccttttattattatgtgtttaaaaacttttaaattaattctgtatgattttatttccttttattatttatttatatttgtgagggtagagggtgtcacatttagtggtatcagagcaggttggACCTTTCGGCCATGTGTGTTATGAGCTTTTTGTGTTTCCTTGTGTACTATGATGTGTTGTGTGTTTTGTTCATAAGTGTACTCTATTGTGTTGGTATATTTTTCAAAGTTTTTGCTTCTTGCGTGACATAGGAAGTAATGGTTGTGAGAAATGAGTGGGAACAACGTCTTACTGAGGCCCTGAACAACTTGGCGCTAGTTATGGCCAATCAGGAAGGCGATGGAGGAGCAGTTGTGTACCATGGGTTAGATCGCTTTCAGAGGAATAACCCACCTACCTTCAAGGGGGGTTATGACCCTAAGGGTGCTGAGGCTTGGCTGAGGGAGATTGAGAAGATCTTCCGGGTGACGGAGTGTCAAGACCAGCAGAAGGTGTTGTTTGCTACTCACATGCTGGCAGATGAGGTGAAGTATTGGTGGGAGAACACTCACTCACGTTTGGAGGGAGCAGGTGGTTCTATTGTCCCATGGGGGACGCTCAGACAGACTTTTCTGGAGAAGTATTTTCCAGAAGACGTGAAGAACAAGAAGGAGATGGAGTTCCTCGAGCTGAAATAGGGGAGCATGCAGTGGCAGAGTATGCAACTAGGTTTGAGAACTTGGTAAGGTATTTTCCTCATTATCGGGGGGAAGCTGGGGAGAGGTTCCAATGTGTGAAATTTGTCAATGGCCTCCGACCAGAAGTAAAGATGATGGTGAATTGTCACAGTATTCACAACTTTGCACAACAGACCAACATATGTAGGATCATTGACAAGGATCGGCGGAAGAAGGTCGCATTTTACAGGAACGTCAATGCTAGTGAAGAAGCTAGTGACCCACAATCATGTTAAGCCATATTCTACCCCTCTTGGGCATTATGGCCACCGCTTTGGGGGACAGAGGACTAGTGAAGGACTTCAACCAGCTGGTGGGAGTTCTCAACCAGTTAACAGGGTGTCTCAGCCTGCTGgtagaggtggtggtggtggtggtgctccTACTATTGTTTCTACACCACTCAGGTGTGGGAAGTGTGGTCAACTTGGGCATATTGCTCGTGAGTGGACAAATAGAGAGGTGACTTGCTTTAACTGCCAAGGTAAGGTCCACCTCAGTACCAGTTGCCCACATCTGAGGAAGGAGAAGAGGAGTGGAAGTTTGAATAACCAGAGTGGACGACTGAGGACCACAGGGAGAGTGTTTGCTCTTAGTGGTGCTGATGCCGCATAGTTTGATGACCTCATCCAAGGTATGTGTTTCATAAGTCAAGTTTCCTTGGTTGTATTGTATGATTCAGGTGCGATGCATTCGTTTATTTCTCGGTCTGTGTTGAAAAACTTGTCTTGCTTGTGTCTTCTTTGATATTTGACTTGATTGTAAATACACCTTCCAGTGGGTCTGTTTTAACTTCTGATGTGTGCTTACAATGTCCTGTCTTAATTTCTAATAGATAgtttctaattgattttgttgttttatctttaagtcatattgatgttattcttggtatggactggttatcttccaatcacgtcttattaaattgttttgagAAATATTTTGTCTTTCCTGAGTCTGGTGTGAGTGAAGGTGATATGTTTTTGTCTGCTAATCAAGTTGAGGCATCTTTGAGGGAGGATGCATAGATATACATGATCTTAGCTAGTATGAGCACCAAGACCAAAACCCCTATGAGTGATATACCATTGGTAAGAGAGTTTCCAGAGGTGTTTGAGGAGGTGTCTGGATTATCACCTGAGAGAGAGGTCGAGTTCTCTGTAGACCTAATACCCGGTACTGGACCTATATCCATAGCACATTATAGGATGTCCCCTGTAGAGTTGAGTgagcttaagaaacagttagagGAGCTCTTAGAGAAACAGTTTGTGAGGCCTAGTGTGTCACCCTAGGGAACGCCGGTGTTGTTAGTTAAGAAGAAGGATGGGACTATGAGGCTATGTGTAGACTATTGTCAGCTGAATAAAGTGATGATTAAGAATAGATATCCTTTGCCTAAGATAAATAACCTGATGAACCAATTAGTAGGGGCTTGTGTGTTCAGTAAGATAGATCTCAGATCAGATTACCACCAGATTAGAGTGAACCCTGAGGATATTCCGAATACTGCCTTTAAGACCTGTTACGACCAGTATGAGTacttggttatgccttttggtgTGACCAACACCCCTGATGTGTTCATGGATTACATGAATAGGATCTTTCACCCCAACCTAGATAGTTTTGTAGTGGTCTTCATAGATGATATCTTGGTATATTCTAAGTCTAGAGAGGAACATGAGGAGCATTTGAGAGTTGTGTTGCAAACCCTCAAGGACAACAGATTGTATACTAAGTTGTCCGAGTGTGAATTTTGGCTAGAGGAGGTGAGCTTCCTAGGGCACGTTATATCCAGGGGAGGGATAGCAGTAGATCCTTCTAAGGTAGAGGCGGTGATGAGTTGGGAAAGTCCTAAGTCAGTGTTTGAGATTAGGAGTTTCCTTGGTTTAGCAGGATACTACCCCAGATTCATAGAGCGTTTTTCTAAGCTAGTCTTACCTTTGACTAAGCTTACTCGTAAGGGTCAAGTTTTTGTGTGGGATGCTCAGTGTGAGAGTAGTTTCCGTACCCTTAAGGAAAGGTTGACCACTGCACTAGTTTTAGTGTTACCTGACCCGAACGAACCCTTTGTGGTTTACTATGATGCATCCAAGATGGGTTTGGGTGGAGTGCTTATGCAGCGGGGACAGgtagtggcctatgcttctCGGCAGCTCAAGATTCATGAAAGGAATTATCCCACGCACGATCTCGAGTTAGCAGTCGTAGTTTTTGCTCTTAAGCTTTGGAGGCATTACCTTTATGTATCTAAATTTGAGGTGTTTAGTGACCATAAGAGCCTTAGATATTTGTTTGATCAAAGGGAGCTTAACATGAGGTAGAGAAGATGGTTAGAGTTccttaaggattatgattttgagcttagctatcACCTAGGTAAAGCCAATGTAGTAGTTGAtgccttgagtaggaaatccCTTTAGATATCTGCTTTGATGGTTAGAGAGTTAGACCTCTTAGAGCAGTTTAGAGACATGAGTTTGGCATGTCATAGTTGCAGGGAGGGAGAGAGTAGTTTTAGAGTGAGGCTTGATGGAGTCTTGAGATTCCAGGATAAGGTATGTGTTCCTAGTGTATCGAAGTTTAGGAGAGTGGTCTTGGAAGAGGGCCACAAAAGTAGTCTGAGTATCCACCTGGGAGCAACTAAGATGTACCAGTTCCTTAGGCAGATGTTTTGATGGCCAGGTATGAAGAGAGAGGTTAATGAGTTTGTCCTTGCATGCCTAGTGTGTCAGAAAGCTAAGATAGAACACCAAAAGCCTTCAGGGAAGTTGCAACCTTTAGAAATACCTGATTGGAAGTGGGATAACATCTCTATGGATTTTGTGGTAGGGTTGCCTAGGACCCCCAAAGGTTTAGATTTCATTTGGGTTATTGTAGACAGGTTGACAAAATCTGCTCACTTCATCCCAATTAACATCAGATATTCCTTAGAGAGGTTGACTAGCTTGTACGTCAGTGAGATAGTTAGACTGCACAATGTTCCTTCTAGCATAGTCTTTGATAGAGATCCCAgatttacctctagattttgggagagtcTTCATAAATCCTTGGGGACCAAGCTTAGGTTGAGTTCTGCTTACCACCCACAGACTGACGGTCAGACCGAGTGCACCATCCAATCCTTAAAGGACCTTTTGAAAGCCTGTGTGTTAGAGCAGAGGGGTAGCTAGGATAGTTTCTTACCCTTGATAGAATTTACATACAACAATAGTTTTCACTCCAGTATAAGTATGGCACCTTACAAGGCATTGTATGGTAGGAGATGTAGGACACCTCCATGTCTGGTAGATCCCGGTGAGAGCATTGCCTTAGGACTAGAGGTGGTTCAGTAGACCACTGaaaagatcaagttgatccaagaGAGGATGAGAGCAACCCAAAGTAGGCAGAAGAGCTACCATGGTAGGAGAAGAAAGGACCTTCAACTTGCTGtaggtgatcatgtattcttgagagtcaaTCCGTGGACTAGGGTTGGCAGGGCGTTGAAGTCTCGTAAGCTCACACCTAGATTCATTGGTCCCTTTTGAAATCCTAAAGCATGTTGGCCCAATTGCGTATCAAGTGGCCTTGCCACCATCTCTCTCAAATCTCCATAGTGTCTTCCATATCTCTCAGCTCAGAAAATATGTTCATGATCCGTTACACGTGATCGAGTTGGACAACATCCAAGTGAAAGAgaacttgacatatgaaacacTACCACTGAGGATCGACGACCGTATGGTCAAGCAACTAAGGGGGAAGGAGATTCCCTTGGTCAAAGTGGTATGGAAGAGTGCTTCGGGCGAGGATGCCACTTGGAAACTAGAGGGTCAGATGCGTGACAGTCATCCCTTtgcttcttttaaataaataaaataaaattaggtcaTTAGAACTCACTATATAAGGAACTTTAACCATGAGCAGctttataaaaacatttttgttcctttttctttgactctcaagaaccctaacagagcaatcggaggaggagctctagagaacACTAGAAACGTCATCATTGCTAACGGAGAACGCTTGAGCGACTAcctcgaggtaagggatgagttactcagcttggggattagaatgaatATGTGTAGGGATTCCTAGAgatcaatttttgggttatttttggttgttttatgaaattcaattatgtttttaggTTTTAATTGTGGATTGACTATGTTTAATGGACCAATTGGTGTTCCAATGCGAATTTGTTGTAAAATTGATGTGTTCATGTGTTGAGTGTGTACCTTAGGAATTTGGATTCtttataattagcataaaaattgtgtggtagtgattttgtttataccagATATATTGGTCTTTCAGTcttgttgatttctttttttttttttattttaaattttcgaTGTTGTAGTGTATACATGTGCACGTATTGACACTTTTATTTCACAagctttatattttcttttgtgtaCGTGACTTCTCATCATGAAATTCATATGTGCAGGGGTTATTggataattgaattgactaaagtCATTTGAAGAAATTGACTAAAGCTTTATTCACATTGTAACTAGGCATTTGCTTGATGTCCGCGACTTCGTTGAAATATGTTTAAGATATAGGTATATATGTTTTTCATGTAAatcaatataagtatataaattttttatttgttatatatattatatttatttaatgatatatttgatattattgttattattttatatatatatatatatatatatatatatatatatatatatatatatatatataaaatttcaatttatgttaatattttaatatatgatgttaatgtacattgacgttaatataaatatatatatatatatatatatatatatattaattgtgtttatgttaatataatttatatgtataattaatataattgttagtatttttaatgttatatatatatatatatatatatatatttaatatatattaatgtacgttaatattttaatatagttaTATTATAGTAAAAGTATTTGTAAGTTTcatgaatgatgtatttaataGAGAGCCGCAAGGACACGGAGAAAGCATTTATCTTGCCTGACTTATAGCGAGTGACTATTATACATATCCATCAAGTTGAATTATAGTTGAAAAGGGAACGGctttatgttaatattttaatatatttatattaatgtacatttatattaatatgtatatattaattatgtttacgttaacataatttatgtatataattaatataattatgttagtGTT
It contains:
- the LOC106794413 gene encoding uncharacterized protein, translating into MLVKKLVTHNHVKPYSTPLGHYGHRFGGQRTSEGLQPAGGSSQPVNRVSQPAGRGGGGGGAPTIVSTPLRCGKCGQLGHIAREWTNREVTCFNCQGKVHLSTSCPHLRKEKRSGSLNNQSGRLRTTGRVFALSGADAA